From the Hyphomicrobium sp. ghe19 genome, one window contains:
- a CDS encoding glutathione S-transferase family protein: protein MSNATLTISSKNYSSWSLRGWLLCRMAGLDFDEESVATDDAEARQELLLLSPSVRSVPRLTHGNVTVWDTLAIAEYMAEIAPKAGLLPADQAARAHCRAVSGEMHSGFYNLRSALPMNLKARHASFKIFSGARPDVERIKTIWTECLEKYGGPYLFGPKPTVADAMYAPVCTRFRTYAVPLEPALSAYCETIFHWTLMQEWTQGALIEPDEIVELEVEF from the coding sequence ATGTCGAACGCCACGTTGACGATCTCGTCGAAGAATTATTCGTCCTGGTCTCTGCGGGGCTGGTTGCTATGCCGCATGGCTGGGCTCGACTTCGATGAGGAGTCGGTTGCGACGGACGATGCCGAAGCCCGGCAGGAGCTGTTGCTGCTTTCACCGTCGGTTCGCAGCGTGCCACGGCTCACGCACGGCAACGTGACCGTATGGGACACGCTCGCCATCGCCGAATACATGGCGGAGATCGCACCGAAAGCGGGACTGCTTCCCGCCGATCAGGCAGCCCGCGCCCATTGCCGCGCCGTGTCGGGCGAAATGCACTCCGGCTTCTATAACCTCCGTTCCGCCCTGCCGATGAATCTCAAGGCGCGCCACGCCTCCTTCAAGATTTTTTCGGGCGCGCGTCCGGATGTCGAGCGCATCAAAACCATATGGACGGAGTGCCTTGAGAAGTACGGCGGCCCATATCTCTTCGGACCAAAGCCGACGGTCGCCGACGCGATGTACGCCCCGGTCTGCACCCGCTTTCGCACGTACGCTGTGCCTCTCGAGCCGGCCCTTTCGGCATATTGCGAAACCATCTTCCATTGGACGCTGATGCAGGAGTGGACGCAAGGCGCCCTCATCGAGCCGGACGAGATCGTCGAGCTCGAAGTCGAATTCTGA
- a CDS encoding MaoC family dehydratase codes for MLATAGRTKYFEDLEVGQEASMSRIVGEADIVAYAALSGDYNPVHLDAEYAAKTIFKERIAHGILSAGYISAIFGMKLPGPGAIYVSQSLFFKGPVKIDDRVETLVKLVELIPDKKRARFECLCTVAGKPVLTGEAVLMVPRRPR; via the coding sequence ATGCTCGCAACCGCCGGCCGGACAAAGTATTTCGAGGATCTAGAAGTCGGGCAGGAAGCCTCGATGTCGAGGATCGTGGGCGAGGCGGATATCGTCGCCTACGCGGCCCTGTCGGGTGACTACAACCCCGTACATCTCGACGCCGAATACGCCGCCAAGACGATCTTCAAGGAGCGTATCGCTCACGGCATTCTTTCCGCTGGCTACATCTCGGCCATCTTCGGAATGAAACTTCCCGGCCCCGGCGCTATTTACGTTTCCCAGTCGCTGTTCTTCAAAGGCCCGGTCAAGATCGACGATCGCGTCGAAACCCTCGTCAAGCTCGTCGAGCTGATACCCGACAAGAAGCGGGCCCGGTTCGAGTGCCTCTGCACTGTCGCCGGCAAACCGGTTTTGACGGGCGAGGCGGTGCTGATGGTTCCCCGCCGGCCGCGATAA
- a CDS encoding DUF1236 domain-containing protein — MLKYSIAALALVAGSTFALADPNNGAGPSSPGAGGGAAMERSGGSSMPGGAMKESGGSSKELGGQMKEDRSSRDLGPGSAKKNSASDEGARDRAKSHHQQASDRDLQGKDRQAKDEDRNAKSKASDRADRDDRGDKYNDKSKNDRSSTGKSEGTEGKGGAKGSLTNVSPEQKTRVRSAFASHRVAPAHNLGVSVNVGVVIPRSVHVYAVPADIVTIVPEYREYRYFMIDEDHVAIVDPDTLEVVDIIVVA, encoded by the coding sequence ATGCTGAAGTATTCGATTGCTGCCCTCGCACTTGTTGCGGGGTCGACGTTCGCCTTGGCAGATCCAAACAACGGCGCAGGTCCGTCATCGCCTGGTGCCGGCGGTGGCGCGGCAATGGAGCGTTCCGGCGGATCGTCGATGCCCGGTGGCGCGATGAAAGAAAGCGGCGGATCGTCGAAGGAACTCGGCGGCCAGATGAAGGAAGACCGTAGCTCGCGAGATCTCGGTCCTGGTTCGGCGAAAAAGAATTCTGCCTCCGATGAGGGCGCTCGCGACCGCGCGAAATCCCATCATCAGCAGGCGTCCGACCGCGACTTGCAAGGCAAGGACCGGCAGGCAAAGGATGAGGATCGCAACGCGAAGAGCAAAGCGAGCGACCGGGCGGACCGGGACGATCGCGGCGACAAGTACAATGATAAATCAAAGAACGACAGGTCTTCCACAGGCAAGAGCGAGGGTACAGAAGGCAAGGGCGGAGCGAAGGGCTCCCTCACCAACGTCAGCCCCGAACAGAAAACGCGCGTCAGGTCTGCTTTCGCGAGCCACCGGGTCGCCCCTGCGCATAACCTCGGCGTCTCCGTCAACGTCGGCGTCGTGATACCGCGCTCGGTGCACGTCTATGCGGTGCCCGCCGACATTGTGACGATCGTCCCGGAATATCGTGAGTATCGGTATTTCATGATCGACGAGGATCACGTCGCGATCGTCGATCCGGATACGCTTGAAGTCGTCGACATCATCGTCGTCGCTTGA
- the phaZ gene encoding polyhydroxyalkanoate depolymerase: MLYQAYQFQDDLWAPFREAARYSMAAMGHRFSPNFDILKGHFAAGFEMVSRFQLTHSRPDFGISTVRVGNRDVPVVEDVALDLPFGNLLHFRKDVDTAQPKVLVVAPLSGHFATLLAKTCETLLRDHDVYITDWANARDVPLEAGRFGVDEYVDYIIRFVEEIGPGAHLLAVCQPCVQALVAVSIMSEDKHPATPRSMTLMAGPIDTRESPTAVNKLAMEKSISWFKAHVTARVPSRYKGAGRRVYPGFVQLFSFLAMNIDRHRAQHQKLYDHLANGEFAEAEKIKTFYDEYFAVLDLTEEFYLETIDRIFQRADLAKGNFTYHGRKVDPAKIHKTALLTVEGGRDDICALGQTAAAHELCQSLRPHLKRHHLQANVGHYGTFNGRRWETEIYPAVRNFVLSME, encoded by the coding sequence ATGCTGTACCAAGCCTACCAGTTTCAGGATGACCTTTGGGCGCCTTTCCGGGAGGCCGCCCGGTACTCGATGGCTGCGATGGGGCATCGGTTTTCGCCCAACTTCGATATCTTAAAGGGGCATTTCGCGGCTGGATTCGAGATGGTTTCGCGGTTCCAGCTGACCCATTCGCGCCCGGACTTCGGCATTTCAACAGTTCGCGTCGGCAACCGCGACGTTCCGGTCGTCGAGGATGTGGCGCTGGACCTGCCGTTCGGTAACCTTTTGCATTTCCGGAAAGACGTCGACACCGCGCAGCCCAAAGTCCTCGTCGTCGCACCGCTCTCGGGTCATTTCGCGACGCTGCTCGCCAAGACCTGCGAGACACTGCTCCGCGATCACGACGTTTACATTACCGACTGGGCCAACGCCCGCGACGTCCCTCTCGAAGCCGGCCGGTTCGGCGTCGACGAGTATGTCGATTACATCATCCGCTTCGTTGAAGAGATCGGTCCGGGTGCGCATCTCCTCGCCGTCTGTCAGCCGTGCGTGCAGGCGCTCGTCGCCGTCTCGATCATGTCGGAAGACAAGCATCCGGCGACGCCGCGCTCGATGACGCTGATGGCCGGCCCCATCGACACGCGCGAAAGCCCGACCGCCGTCAACAAGCTGGCGATGGAGAAATCGATCTCCTGGTTCAAGGCGCACGTCACCGCGCGCGTTCCGAGCCGCTACAAGGGCGCGGGGCGGCGGGTCTATCCGGGCTTCGTTCAGCTGTTCAGCTTTCTAGCGATGAACATCGATCGTCACCGCGCGCAGCATCAGAAGCTTTACGATCACCTGGCCAACGGCGAGTTCGCCGAAGCCGAGAAGATCAAGACGTTCTATGACGAATATTTCGCCGTCCTGGATCTCACCGAGGAATTCTACCTCGAGACGATCGACCGGATTTTTCAGCGTGCGGATCTGGCGAAGGGGAATTTCACCTACCACGGCCGGAAAGTCGATCCCGCCAAGATCCACAAGACGGCGTTGCTGACGGTCGAAGGCGGGCGGGACGATATTTGCGCGCTCGGGCAAACGGCTGCGGCGCACGAGCTCTGTCAATCGCTGCGGCCGCATCTGAAGCGGCACCACCTGCAGGCCAACGTCGGGCACTACGGCACGTTCAACGGCCGGCGGTGGGAGACCGAAATCTATCCCGCGGTGCGAAACTTCGTTTTATCCATGGAATAG
- a CDS encoding DUF1013 domain-containing protein: MSDRRPLMPKATAVWLVENTALSFDQIAEFCGLHPLEVKGIADGEVAQGIKGMDPVTNGQLTREEIARAEKDGKYKLHLAESKVQLPPLPQTRKGPRYTPVSRRHDRPNAVLWILRNHPELKDSQIMRLVGTTKPTIAQIRDRTHWNSAQLTPQDPVTLGLCSQVDLDAEVKKAARRTGGDRKEAGDEEKAGTLLPTSETTASPARAEILAPKGPEEAAEETPEQEQARVLAKLKGMTPKEAEPEDE, translated from the coding sequence ATGAGCGACCGCCGCCCCCTGATGCCGAAAGCCACCGCCGTTTGGCTGGTGGAAAACACGGCGCTCTCGTTTGACCAGATCGCTGAGTTCTGCGGTCTCCATCCGCTCGAGGTCAAGGGTATCGCCGATGGCGAGGTGGCACAGGGCATCAAAGGCATGGACCCCGTCACGAACGGGCAGCTGACGCGCGAAGAGATTGCGCGGGCCGAAAAGGACGGGAAATACAAACTGCACCTCGCGGAAAGCAAGGTGCAGCTGCCGCCGCTTCCGCAGACGCGCAAGGGTCCTCGTTACACGCCCGTGTCTCGCCGTCACGACCGGCCGAACGCGGTGCTGTGGATTCTTCGCAACCATCCGGAACTCAAGGACAGCCAGATCATGCGCCTCGTCGGCACGACCAAGCCGACGATCGCTCAGATCCGCGACCGGACGCACTGGAACTCTGCCCAGCTGACGCCGCAGGACCCGGTGACGCTCGGCCTCTGCTCGCAGGTCGACCTCGATGCCGAAGTGAAAAAGGCTGCGCGCCGCACGGGCGGCGACCGCAAGGAGGCAGGCGACGAGGAGAAGGCCGGAACGCTTCTCCCGACGTCGGAGACCACCGCTTCGCCCGCGCGCGCCGAGATCCTGGCGCCGAAGGGCCCGGAAGAGGCTGCCGAGGAAACACCGGAGCAAGAGCAGGCGCGTGTTCTCGCGAAGCTCAAGGGCATGACGCCCAAGGAAGCAGAACCAGAGGACGAATAA
- a CDS encoding acyl-CoA synthetase, with amino-acid sequence MTNPFEQHLDKNAANFQPLTPLSFLSRSALAAPNHTAIIHGDARLTYAEFYARCRQLASALAQLSIGTGDTVSVMLANTPPMLEAHYGVPMTGAVLHTINTRLDPAIIAFQLDHAGTKVLITDREFSSVVKAALELATVKPIVIDYNDPEFPQTGEALSTEDYEAFVSKGDPNFEWRWPADEWEAISLNYTSGTTGNPKGVVYHHRGAALMCYANVISTGMTRFPVYLWTLPMFHCNGWCFPWAVTMLQGTHVCLRWVRAKAMYDSIVTHNVTHLSGAPIVMSTLLNATDDERQKIGHVVAFNHAAAPPPASVMAAMADAGFELTHLYGLTETYGPATINEWDESWNDLPPLERGAKRIRQGIRYVALEDLTVLDAETMKKVPADGETLGEVMFRGNIVMKGYLKNPKATDEAFAGGWFHSGDIGVLHPDGYIQLKDRSKDIIISGGENISSIEVEEVLYKHPAVAFCAVVAKPDDKWGETPCAFIELRPGATATADEIIEWCRSGLARYKVPRHIVFSEVPKTSTGKIQKFKLRELAKEA; translated from the coding sequence GTGACGAACCCATTTGAGCAGCATCTCGATAAGAACGCAGCGAACTTCCAGCCGCTGACACCCCTGTCATTCCTTTCCCGTTCGGCGCTTGCCGCTCCGAACCACACGGCCATCATTCACGGCGACGCGCGTCTCACGTACGCCGAATTCTACGCCCGCTGCCGTCAGCTCGCCTCGGCTCTCGCCCAGCTCTCCATCGGAACCGGCGATACCGTATCCGTGATGTTGGCGAATACGCCGCCGATGCTGGAAGCCCATTACGGTGTCCCGATGACGGGCGCGGTTCTTCACACGATCAACACGCGGCTCGACCCGGCGATCATCGCGTTCCAGCTCGATCACGCCGGAACGAAGGTGCTGATTACCGACCGCGAGTTCTCGTCCGTCGTGAAGGCTGCTCTCGAGCTCGCGACCGTGAAGCCGATCGTCATCGACTACAACGATCCGGAATTTCCGCAGACGGGCGAAGCGCTCTCGACGGAGGACTACGAAGCGTTCGTCTCCAAGGGCGATCCGAATTTCGAATGGCGTTGGCCGGCCGACGAGTGGGAAGCGATCTCGCTCAATTACACGTCCGGCACGACGGGCAACCCGAAAGGCGTTGTCTATCATCACCGCGGCGCGGCGCTGATGTGCTACGCGAACGTCATTTCGACCGGCATGACACGTTTTCCCGTGTACCTCTGGACGCTGCCGATGTTCCATTGCAACGGCTGGTGTTTCCCATGGGCCGTGACGATGCTTCAAGGCACGCACGTTTGCCTCCGATGGGTGCGCGCCAAGGCGATGTACGATTCCATCGTTACGCATAACGTTACGCACCTGTCCGGCGCGCCGATCGTCATGTCGACGCTTCTCAACGCGACGGACGACGAGAGGCAGAAGATCGGGCATGTCGTTGCATTCAACCATGCCGCGGCGCCGCCGCCCGCGTCGGTCATGGCCGCGATGGCGGATGCCGGTTTTGAGCTGACGCATCTTTACGGACTGACCGAGACGTACGGCCCGGCGACGATCAACGAGTGGGACGAGTCGTGGAACGACCTGCCTCCGCTCGAACGTGGCGCCAAGCGTATCCGCCAGGGCATTCGCTACGTCGCGCTCGAAGACCTCACCGTACTCGACGCCGAGACGATGAAGAAAGTTCCGGCCGACGGCGAGACGCTGGGCGAGGTCATGTTCCGCGGCAACATCGTGATGAAGGGCTATCTCAAGAACCCGAAAGCGACGGACGAAGCGTTCGCGGGTGGATGGTTCCATTCCGGCGACATCGGCGTCTTGCATCCCGACGGCTACATTCAGCTGAAGGACCGCTCGAAAGACATCATCATCTCGGGTGGCGAGAACATCTCTTCGATCGAAGTCGAGGAGGTGCTCTACAAGCATCCCGCCGTCGCATTCTGCGCGGTCGTTGCGAAGCCCGACGACAAGTGGGGCGAGACGCCGTGCGCCTTCATCGAGCTTCGGCCGGGCGCGACGGCGACGGCCGACGAGATCATCGAATGGTGCAGATCAGGTCTCGCGCGCTACAAGGTTCCCCGTCATATCGTCTTCTCTGAAGTTCCGAAAACGTCGACCGGCAAGATCCAGAAATTCAAACTGCGCGAGTTGGCAAAAGAGGCGTGA
- a CDS encoding acyltransferase family protein has translation MSEVVPRRALTYRRDLDGLRGIAVTAVVAYHLGVPFASGGFVGVDVFFVLSGFLITSIIASELEAGTFSIASFYDRRIRRIVPALVFVCAATTVLALAFLLPDELKEFASSLIATALSVSNFWCLRHSGYFDSAAETQPLFHTWSLGVEEQFYIVFPLLLMAAFKWWRGRIRTIIWLLFAGSLFLSMVRLADHPQSTFFLLPTRAWELLAGSILALGFVPKPASRLLRDAAGALGLLAIAIAVFGYTSKTPFPGLAALLPCLGAAAVIWAGQGENTSARLLAAGPLVALGLISYSLYLWHWPLIVFANLLNVEALTELQKLAVAGTSIALAALTWRFIEQPFRRRGAGGFTRPAILWSGGVGLGSLVAVSLILISWQGFPDRFSQQVLDLAAAESDSSPWRAKCHFDGTAKGKYENSCVLGEAVPPKIIVYADSHGAEFSAVLGLLAKARRESIREITASGCPPAAHFAYPRRVACARYNENMLAKLVAIAPATIIIAANSHAWTNEGPGRYWEGLRNSLTALSAAGHRLIVLGPIPNLPNHMPAPATVARWTNRGNDPADFRFSPDERFPGVDANLRSIASEVNATYVPVAPALCNDGLCSAYLEDAVLYFDDNHLSVSGANVLAKKLLVPILWPENKMAGARRR, from the coding sequence TTGTCTGAGGTCGTCCCTCGCCGGGCTCTCACCTATCGCCGCGATCTGGACGGCCTTAGGGGAATCGCAGTCACAGCGGTCGTCGCCTATCACCTCGGCGTTCCGTTCGCCTCGGGCGGCTTCGTCGGCGTCGACGTTTTCTTCGTGCTGTCCGGATTTCTGATCACGTCCATTATTGCTTCCGAGTTGGAGGCAGGCACGTTCAGCATCGCGAGCTTCTACGATCGCCGCATTCGCAGGATCGTCCCGGCGCTCGTTTTCGTTTGCGCCGCGACGACCGTTTTGGCGCTCGCGTTTCTCCTGCCCGATGAATTGAAAGAGTTCGCGTCGAGCCTGATCGCGACGGCGCTGTCAGTCAGCAATTTCTGGTGCCTTCGTCATTCCGGATATTTCGATTCCGCAGCCGAAACACAGCCCTTGTTCCACACATGGAGCCTCGGCGTCGAAGAGCAGTTCTATATTGTCTTCCCGCTGCTTTTGATGGCCGCCTTCAAATGGTGGAGAGGCCGCATCCGCACAATCATCTGGCTGTTGTTTGCGGGCTCGTTGTTTTTGAGCATGGTTCGTCTCGCCGATCATCCTCAAAGCACGTTCTTCCTGCTCCCGACACGCGCGTGGGAACTGCTGGCAGGAAGCATCCTCGCGCTCGGGTTCGTTCCGAAGCCCGCATCCCGGCTGCTGCGCGACGCGGCCGGTGCGCTGGGGTTGCTCGCCATCGCGATTGCCGTTTTCGGCTACACGTCGAAAACACCTTTTCCGGGATTGGCCGCGCTTCTCCCGTGCCTGGGAGCGGCCGCCGTCATTTGGGCAGGGCAGGGAGAGAACACGTCCGCGCGGCTGCTTGCGGCGGGGCCGCTCGTCGCGCTCGGGCTGATTTCCTACAGCCTCTATCTCTGGCATTGGCCGCTGATCGTGTTCGCGAACCTGCTGAACGTCGAGGCGCTGACCGAACTTCAGAAACTCGCCGTTGCCGGAACGTCGATCGCGTTGGCCGCGCTCACGTGGCGCTTCATCGAGCAGCCGTTCAGACGGCGAGGTGCGGGTGGCTTCACGCGGCCGGCCATCCTTTGGAGCGGTGGCGTTGGCCTCGGAAGCCTCGTCGCTGTCTCGCTCATCCTCATTTCATGGCAAGGCTTCCCGGATCGCTTTTCCCAGCAGGTTCTCGATCTAGCCGCAGCGGAAAGCGACTCCAGTCCGTGGCGCGCCAAATGCCATTTCGATGGAACCGCGAAGGGCAAGTACGAAAATTCATGCGTTTTGGGAGAGGCCGTTCCGCCGAAGATCATCGTTTATGCCGACAGCCACGGCGCCGAATTCAGCGCGGTACTCGGATTGCTCGCGAAAGCGCGCAGGGAAAGCATTCGCGAGATCACCGCTTCGGGATGCCCGCCAGCAGCCCATTTCGCCTATCCAAGGCGCGTTGCGTGCGCGCGCTATAATGAGAACATGCTCGCGAAACTCGTCGCGATCGCACCGGCGACGATCATCATCGCCGCGAATTCCCATGCGTGGACGAATGAGGGCCCCGGGCGATACTGGGAGGGGCTGCGGAACTCACTTACGGCGTTGAGCGCCGCCGGGCATCGGCTGATCGTGTTGGGTCCAATTCCGAATCTTCCCAATCACATGCCGGCCCCGGCGACGGTCGCCCGATGGACCAACCGGGGCAATGATCCGGCAGATTTCAGATTTTCGCCGGACGAGCGCTTCCCCGGCGTCGACGCGAACTTGCGGAGCATCGCCTCGGAGGTAAACGCGACCTATGTGCCGGTCGCGCCCGCACTTTGTAACGACGGGCTCTGCAGCGCTTACCTCGAGGACGCCGTGCTCTATTTCGACGATAACCATTTGTCCGTCAGCGGAGCCAACGTCTTGGCGAAGAAATTACTGGTGCCGATCCTCTGGCCGGAAAACAAAATGGCTGGCGCTCGGCGGCGGTGA